The genomic interval CGGGGCTGGCGTGCGCGTAGGGATCGTCCGTGACGCTGTACCCGAGTTTCTCGTAGAACGGCAGGACCTCCAGGTTGAACTGGGAGACCGCCAGCAGCACCCGCCCGTACCCGCCCATGCGGGCCACGTGCTCCACCTCGCGCACCAGGGCGCGGCCCACGCCCAGCCTCCGGGCCTGCGGGACGGTCGCCAGCTTGTTCAGCGTGAGGGTCCGGGGACCGTCCGGGCGGAACCCGACGCAGCCCAGCACCTCGCCGGCGCCCACCGCCAGGAAGCCACCCGC from Deinococcus taeanensis carries:
- a CDS encoding GNAT family N-acetyltransferase → MTLRPVNLDDLPAFHAVMMAAGMDPRSSWSRTTTQDLERSLFSPGAGGFLAVGAGEVLGCVGFRPDGPRTLTLNKLATVPQARRLGVGRALVREVEHVARMGGYGRVLLAVSQFNLEVLPFYEKLGYSVTDDPYAHASPASPSPVVLVRMIDKGNDA